In Odontesthes bonariensis isolate fOdoBon6 chromosome 22, fOdoBon6.hap1, whole genome shotgun sequence, one genomic interval encodes:
- the pnx gene encoding homeobox protein pnx, with product MQQNAAKLPQIHRTPFSVDDILDPTKFTRKVTRAEDAVAAGARYFRSEAKKVKNPPSDESCSPEHQFPMKPHSSTGKSRRFRTAFTVEQLQVLEHSFQRCHYLSVLERHTIASALHLSETHVKIWFQNRRTKWKKERLQQREGEEQHIFTSPHSRAAVCAPLSYNPLYCHQHSPLQLFTPLPLVPYRQYT from the exons ATGCAGCAAAATGCAGCCAAATTAccacaaatccacagaacaccATTTTCTGTGGACGATATCTTGGACCCAACAAAATTTACAAGGAAAGTAACCAGAGCTGAGGATGCAGTGGCTGCAG GAGCTCGTTACTTCAGGAGTGAAGCCAAAAAGGTGAAGAATCCCCCGTCGGATGAAAGCTGCAGCCCGGAGCATCAATTCCCGATGAAGCCTCACAGCTCGACAGGGAAAAGCCGTCGGTTCCGCACCGCTTTCACAGTGGAACAGCTGCAGGTTTTGGAGCACAGTTTTCAGAGGTGCCACTACCTGTCTGTCTTGGAGCGGCACACCATTGCCTCGGCCCTCCACCTATCCGAGACTCATGTCAAGATCTGGTTTCAGAACAGGCGCACCAAGTGGAAGAAGGAGCGTCTTcaacagagggagggagaggagcagCATATTTTCACATCACCGCATTCACGCGCTGCGGTTTGTGCACCTCTGTCCTATAATCCTCTGTACTGCCATCAACACTCTCCACTCCAACTCTTTACGCCACTGCCGCTGGTGCCTTATCGTCAGTATACGTGA